TTATCCGGACTCTCGGCAGGGGCACGGTAAGGTAACACAAAAAACTTACCAAGACCCCGTGGAAATTTACCCTCATGCAGGAATTTGGTACCGGGATGTTTCACATCAGGACAGGGCCATTGAATACCGTTGTGCTCGATCCTTGCATAATTAATGCCTGCAAGCATGGGTACAAGGCTGGCAATTTCGTCCCAGACCTCTTTGGGAGATGGATAATCCATTGTATAACCCATGCGGGTAGATAACTCACAGATGATCTGCCAATCTGGTTTTGTATTCCCGATAGGGTTAATAGCCTTGCGTACACGCTGCACCCGGCGTTCTGTATTCGTAAAGGTACCGTCCTTCTCTGCAAAGCTGGCCGCCGGCAGGATAACATCAGCATACTTGGCCGTCTCTGACATAAAAATGTCCTGTACGACCAGAAGCTCTAAGTTTTTTAGTCCATGTATGGTATAGTCCTGATTGGGTTCACTCATAATAGGGTCTTCCCCAATGACATACAACGCCTTAAATTCCCCTTTATGCATACGTTCAAACATGGTTGGCGATGTATTGCCCGGTGTTTTGTTCAAGGTAACACCCCAGGCCTTTTCAAATCTTTCTACGACTTTTTGATCCGAGAACAATTGGTATCCCGGTAATTTATCAGGGGTACACATGTCTGTCGCACCCTGGACATTGTTCTGCCCACGGATGGGGTTAACCCCGGTACTGGGTTTCCCGATGTGTCCGGTTAACAAGGCAAGATTTGCAATACTTCTCACATTGTCCGTTCCACAAACATGCTCGGTAATACCCAGTGTATAGTATATTGCAGACTTCTCCGACTGAGCATACAATCTTGCTGCCTTTCTTATGTCTTCCGCAGGAATACCTGTAAATTCTGAAGCTTTTTCGGGTGTAATATCCTTTACATACTCCTTTAATTCTTCAAAACCTTCAGTTCTCGTCTGTATGAATTCCTTGTTTTCAAGACCTTCCGCAAGAATAACATGGGCCATTGCATTTAATAACCAGTTGTCTGTACCGGGTTTCAAAGGAAGATATAACTTTGCATGCTGGGCAAACCAGATCTGGCGAGGGTCTGCGACAATAAATGTGCATCCCTTGCGGAGCGCCTTTTTCATCTCTAACCCTACAATCGGGTGTGCCTCTGTGGGATTGCCACCGATAAGGAAGATCAGTTTGCAATCCTTAATTTCACTAATGGAATTGGTCATTGAACCGCTACCGAATGACATCGCCAGACCGGCGACGGAGGGTGCGTGTCAAGTCCGGGCACACTGGTCTACGTTGTTCGTACCAATCACTGCCCGCGCGAATTTCATCGCCAGATAATTTTCCTCATTGGTGCATCGCGAAGAACTAAAGACCCCTATTGTGTCTGGTCCGTATCTGGCTTTTATGTCATTCAATTTACTGGCAATAAAATCAAGGGCCTCGCCCCAGCTTGCTTCTTCAAACGTTCCATTCTTTTTTATGAGTGGGTGCTTCAGCCGGTCAGGGTGATGGATAAAGTCATACCCAAATCGCCCTTTCACGCACAGATTCCCATCATTAGGAATGGAACCTGCCTTTGAAGTCACCTTGACTACCTGATTTCCTTTAACGTTTAAATACATCGTACAGCCTACACCGCAATAAGCACAGGTAGTTTTAACCTGTTTAAATTCCCACTCCCGCCCCATTCCAACAGCCTGCTTTTCCACCAAGGATCCCACGGGGCACGTCGACACACACTGGCCACACAACACACATGTCGTCTCGCGCCTCGGTTTACCAAAGGGTAAACCTGTTTCTGTATCAAATCCACGATTCTTAAAATCAATAGCGTAGTCCTGTTGTACTTCGGCACAGATGCGCACACAGCGGCCGCAAAGGATGCACTTGCTGGTATCCTGTTGAATGGCAGGATTTTCGTCTTCTAGAATACCACCGTCAGGTTCTTCAAAGAACTGGCTTTCTCTTACCTTATATTCATAAGCAAGGTCTTGTAACGCGCAGGTGCCGCATTTCTCACAGGTCATGCAATCCTTGGGATGATCAGAAAGGATTAATTCCAAGACCATCTTGCGTGTCTTCAATACTCTCTCTGAATCGGTACGGATTACCATACCATCGGTAGCCTCCGTATTGCAAGACGTGATCAGCGCACTCGATTTACCCCTCTCCACTTCTACCATACAAACGCGACACGCCGCAAAAGGTTCCAGGCGCGGGTCGTGGCAAAGTGTCGGGATACGAATCCCTATGGAATTGGCTGCCTGCAAGACTGTTTTGCCTTTATTTACCTCTATAGTCTTGCCGTCGATATTTAATTTGATTTTTGGAACCATCACCATACTATCATTCTCCTCGTTCTAACCAGGACACAAATTTCTTCAGATGTACACAGAATACAGTTTTTATTTTTTTATATCCTGATGATCTGTGTTTATCTGCGTCAAAATAAAAAATCCATACTATTTAATATACCATAATTCCTGCATAACCTACAACCTGATCGTAATTGCCTGTAATGTCACCGCTGGTTTCATAACGCACGAGTTCAGCCTCTTTTGCCCCACGGTCCTTAGAGCATACAAGCATGGTAATCGCAGGATAAATACCGCACATCGTAATACGCATTTCGCGTACTTTGCTGTATAAGTTATCCTCATGAAGTGCCAAAACTTCATTAATGGCGATCTTGTCTTTCCTGTTAACCGATGCCTGTGACTCGTGGTGCGTCATATCAGAAGAGGCTACCACAAGTGCATCGGGACTTAATTTCTGTAACACTAATGAGAGACTTTTCCCTATACTTTTAAGGTCTGCAATATTCCCGGAAGATAAAACTATCACAACAATTTTACTCTGGGGATTAAAGTATTGAATAAAGGGTATCTGCACCTCAGCAGCATGCTCATAGAGATGGGCCTCCTGGTCTTTCTCAACGAGCTTACATACATGAACCAGTTCGTTTACCACCTCTTCATCAACCATGACGTCCCCTAAGGGTGTCCGCCACGACCCACCTGGCCAGATAGAATATGGCACACCGTAACCCGTATGATTGGGCGCTAATATGACCACGGTACCGGGTATTATAATCCTTGAATAAAGACTTCCTGCAACACGTCCTGAATACATATATCCGGCATGCGGTGAGATGATGCCCAATACGGCCTGTTGTTTACAATCCTTGATTACAAAATCTTCGATATCACTCTTTAACTGGATTGCATCTCCGCTATAAAAACTGCCCGCCACTGCCGGTTGTCTTACCACAGTATTTTCCCTTTGGAATTTGCTTGTTATTTGGCACTTGAACTTTAGCACCCTTCTTGAATAACAGCCTAATTTAACATAACATTATAAAACAGTCAAACTTCTTTTGAATTGATCATTTATAATTACTCAATGAAGATCACAGGGAATTCCCTATTGATTTATAACTATCAATCGTTCTCGCATTTACTAAGTGCAAATTCCATTTTTTATTTGAAAGACGCATCCATTATCGTTTAAAATTCCGTAAATAGTTTTTAAAATAATTTACAGAACTGAAATTTACTGTACTTAAGGAGTTCGATTTTGGCTAAGGCATTAGCATTATTATCAGGTGGTCTAGATAGCACCCTTGCTATTCGTGTTATCCAGCAACAAGGGATTGAGGTGATTGCGCTTAATTTTGTGACCGTGTTTTGTCGCTGTACCTCCCATGGTAGCTGCAAACTTGAGGCCGTAAAGGTTTCTGAAAAATTTGGGATACCAATCAAGGTCATCAATACCACAGAACGATTTCTGGAACTGGTCAAAAAACCGAAGTTTGGCTATGGAAAGAATATGAACCCCTGCATCGATTGCCGGATTAATATCTTTCGTATTGCAGGAGAGTATATGCGGGAAATCGGCGCCGATTTTATTATCACCGGTGAGGTGTTAGGGCAAAGACCCATGTCCCAGCGAAAAGAAGCCATGAAGATTATCGATCAAGAGG
This is a stretch of genomic DNA from Candidatus Brocadia sp.. It encodes these proteins:
- a CDS encoding formate dehydrogenase subunit alpha, translating into MVPKIKLNIDGKTIEVNKGKTVLQAANSIGIRIPTLCHDPRLEPFAACRVCMVEVERGKSSALITSCNTEATDGMVIRTDSERVLKTRKMVLELILSDHPKDCMTCEKCGTCALQDLAYEYKVRESQFFEEPDGGILEDENPAIQQDTSKCILCGRCVRICAEVQQDYAIDFKNRGFDTETGLPFGKPRRETTCVLCGQCVSTCPVGSLVEKQAVGMGREWEFKQVKTTCAYCGVGCTMYLNVKGNQVVKVTSKAGSIPNDGNLCVKGRFGYDFIHHPDRLKHPLIKKNGTFEEASWGEALDFIASKLNDIKARYGPDTIGVFSSSRCTNEENYLAMKFARAVIGTNNVDQCARTUHAPSVAGLAMSFGSGSMTNSISEIKDCKLIFLIGGNPTEAHPIVGLEMKKALRKGCTFIVADPRQIWFAQHAKLYLPLKPGTDNWLLNAMAHVILAEGLENKEFIQTRTEGFEELKEYVKDITPEKASEFTGIPAEDIRKAARLYAQSEKSAIYYTLGITEHVCGTDNVRSIANLALLTGHIGKPSTGVNPIRGQNNVQGATDMCTPDKLPGYQLFSDQKVVERFEKAWGVTLNKTPGNTSPTMFERMHKGEFKALYVIGEDPIMSEPNQDYTIHGLKNLELLVVQDIFMSETAKYADVILPAASFAEKDGTFTNTERRVQRVRKAINPIGNTKPDWQIICELSTRMGYTMDYPSPKEVWDEIASLVPMLAGINYARIEHNGIQWPCPDVKHPGTKFLHEGKFPRGLGKFFVLPYRAPAESPDKEYPLLLTTGRTLYHYGAGTMTRRSAGIIHKTNDCFVEVHQTDARELGIFDGELVRVASRRGEITARAEVSDKVKKGVIWMPMHFAEAAVNKLTMDAYDNITQTPEYKVCGARIEKI
- the amrB gene encoding AmmeMemoRadiSam system protein B, which produces MLKFKCQITSKFQRENTVVRQPAVAGSFYSGDAIQLKSDIEDFVIKDCKQQAVLGIISPHAGYMYSGRVAGSLYSRIIIPGTVVILAPNHTGYGVPYSIWPGGSWRTPLGDVMVDEEVVNELVHVCKLVEKDQEAHLYEHAAEVQIPFIQYFNPQSKIVVIVLSSGNIADLKSIGKSLSLVLQKLSPDALVVASSDMTHHESQASVNRKDKIAINEVLALHEDNLYSKVREMRITMCGIYPAITMLVCSKDRGAKEAELVRYETSGDITGNYDQVVGYAGIMVY